In Mycobacterium sp. Aquia_213, the sequence TGGTCAGCTCCACCATTTTGGTGCGCCGGCGCATGTTGATGCTGTCCACCTCGCGCAGGAAGGTCAGCGCCTGGTTGGCTCCCAACTCGCCCGCGCGGGCCATGAACGCCCGGATGTCCTTGGGCAGGCAGCCACCGCCAAAACCCAAGCCCGCGTTGAGGAATTTGCGTCCGATCCGGGAGTCGTACCCGAGCGCATCGGCCAGCAGCGTGACGTCGGCACCCGAGGCCTCGCACACCTCGGAAATCGCGTTGATGAACGAAATCTTGGTCGCCAGAAAGGCGTTGGCCGAGACCTTGACCAATTCCGCTGTCTGCAAATCGGTTACCAGGAACGGTATGCCGGCAGCAAGGAGCGGCGCGTACAACTCGCGGATCACCAGCTCAGAGCGCACCGAATCCTCTTGAATGCCAAGCACAATGCGGTCCGGCTCCAAGGTGTCGTGCACGGCATGGCCCTCACGCAGGAACTCTGGATTCCAGGCGATTTCGACGTCGACACCCGCGGGTGCCAGCGCGGCGGCGCGCTCACCGAGGTCGGCCGCAGTGCCCACGGGGACAGTGGATTTGCCGACCAGCACGGCTGGCCTGGTCAGCCGGGGCACAAGATTGTCGATGACGGCGTGGACGTGGCTCAGGTCGGCGCCGTATTGACCCTTCTTTTGCGGTGTGCCGACGCCCAGGAAGTGCACGTCGGCGAAGTCGGCCGCCAAGTCGTAATCAGTGGTGAACCGCAGTCGTCCGGCAGACAAGTTGTCGGCCAACAGATCTCGAAGACCAGGTTCATAAAAGGGGATGTCTCCCGCGGCCAGCTTGGCCACCTTACCTGGGTCGATGTCGACTCCGACGACCTCGTGTCCCAGTTCCGCCATCCCGACGGCGTGCGTCGCGCCGAGATAGCCAGTGCCAAAGACGGTGCATCGCATACCACCGTGTGTAGGTGGCCGCGATGAGCTAACTGCATCGCTTGGTTAATCGGGAGGCAAACGGGAGGTGACAGGTGGCTCTCAGAGAGCTACCGGCGGCCGAACCCGCCGTGACCGCCACCGAAACCACCGTGACCGCCGCCACCACCCGGGAAGCCACCGCCACCGTGACCGCCGCCCGGGAAGCCGCCACCACCCGGGAAGCCACCGCCGCCGTGGCCGCCGCCAGGAAAGCCGCCACCGCCGGGGCCTTGGTTGCCGGGGAATCCACCGCCGCCGCGTCCGGGGTTATTGGGGAACCCACCACCGCCGGGAGCCAGCGGCCCGCCGGGCACGCCGATAACCGGGGGTATCGGCAACGGGATCGGGATGGGAATCGGCGCCACGGGTGCGGGAGCCGGGGCCACTGGCACCTGGACCGGGGCCGGCGCGTCGGGTATCGGTGCAGGCGCATCCGGCACCTGGACCGGGACCGGGACCGGAGCCGGAGCCTCGGGCATCGGAACCGCAGCAGGTGCCTGCGGAACAGGCGCCGGAGCGGGGATCGGGGCCGCCTCAGGCGCGGGCGCCGCCGGAGCGGGCGCTGCGGGCGCCGGAGCCGGAGCCGCCGGCGCCTGTGTCGCTGGCGCGACGATGTTGTGACTGGGAATGGGCTTCACACCGGCCGTCGGCCGGATCGCGATCGCCAGCGAAACGACCAGTGCCGCCACGCCGACGATGAATATCGCCCCCACCACGCTGCCGACCAGCCCAAAGGACCTTCGTTCGTGATAGTCGGTGAGCGAGGTGACGGCGGTGTGCTCGCCGGTGTAGGCCTCGGCGTAGTCGTCGGGAACGGCGCTGTACGCCAGCGAACCCTCGCTGGAATCCGAGCTGTCGAAGTATCCGGGGGCGATCGCGAATGGGTCGATGGCACCGGTGCCCGGGTCCTGCGCGTAGGCCTGAGCAGCCGTGGACGAGGCGAACAGGGGCGCGTTCGCCGACGCCAGCGCGGCCCCGCGGGCCAGGGCGGTGTCTGGCTCCTCGGGCATGGCCAGCGGCAGCGTCGTGGCGGCCTCCAGCGCCGACTTGATCAGCGGAACGTCGACGCCGGAGCCGACGACGAACACGGCGCCGGGGCGTGTATCCAGCGTCTCGGCCTCCGCGACCATCGTGGCCAGCTGCGCCACCGCGGCGTCATCGTCCTCGGGCAAGGGCTGGCGATGCACATGGGCGATCGACCCGTCGGCCGTATCGACGAGTGCCAACGTCGCGGTGTCGGGTTCGATGAACAGCAGCGCGGTCTGCGCGTAGTTGGTTTCGTTGCCGACCGCCTGCGCCAGCGCGGCCGCGGCCAGGAAGGCCGAGACCAACATCACATTCTCGACCTTGTGCGCGGCCAGTGCATCGCGCAGCGCGGCAGCCTCGACGGGATCGGTCCAGGTGACTCCGGTCGAGGTCAGCTGGTAGCCGCCCTGGGCCGCACCCTCCTGGGTTCCCAGGATCGCCGAGACCACTTGATCGGCGGCACTGGTTGTTGCGGCGTCATCGTCTGAAGCCACGTCGAAATTGTCTTCATCGACGGTCGCGCCATCGCCATTCTCGCCTTCGACCAGCACCATCCGGACGGCCGTCGGCGCCATCGACACACCAAGTACGGTGTCCACAGCCCCTCCATTGTCGATTGCTAGACAGCTATGTGGGGGACGTCGTGATCGCAGGCTCCGGCCACCTCGATACGTCGTAAGTCCCCACCCTGTATTCCCCTAGCGCCCCGATTTTACGCGTGTTCCGCTGGCCCGTACCCGGGCGAAGCGGTTAGTGGTGTCCGCCGCCACCGCCGCCACTGTGACCGCCTCCGCCGCCACCGCCGCTGTGACCACCGCCCCCGCCGAGGCCCCCGCCGCCACCAAAGCCGCCGCCGCTGTGACCGCCGCCGCCGAGGCCCCCGCCTCCGCCGAGGCTGCCGCCACCAAAGCCGCCATCAGCGTGACCGCCCCCGCCGATCGGACCGTCGCCGCCACTGGGCCCACCCGAAGGCCCGCCGCCGAATGGACCGCCACCACCGTGGCCGCCTCCGATCGGACCACCACCAATGGGTCCACCGCCGCTAGGCCCACCACCACCAAATGGACCACCACCGCCAAATGGACCACCACCGCCGTGGCCGCCTCCGCCTATGGGCCCACCACCGATAGGCCCGCCACCAATCGGACCGCCACCAATAGGGCCGCCGCCAATCGGTCCACCGCCGCCAAATGGACCACCTCCACCGTGGCCGCCTCCGCCTATGGGCCCACCACCGATAGGCCCGCCACCAATCGGTCCACCACCGGTCGGCCCGCCGCCGATCGGACCGCCCCCATGGCTTGGCCCGCCACCACCCGGACCCGAACCGGGAGGCGGAACATGCCCACCACCGGGGCCACCCGGACCCGAGCCGGGAAAGCCACCGGAACCCGAGCCGGGAAGTCCGCCGGGACCGCCGCCGTCAATGCCGCCTGAACCCGTGCCAGGCGGCGGCACATGCCCGCTGCCGGGACCGCCAGGGCCACCCGGCCTGGTGGGTCCGGTTTCTGGAGGAGTCTGATGCGGCGGTGACTGCGGCACCGAATCCGGTGGCTCCGGCATGTGCACGGGCGGTGGCTGCTGCACGACTACGGGTGGTGGCATCACGCGCGGCGGGGCCTGGATCACCGGCGGACTCACCAGCCAATCCGGAGCAGGCACGCGGATCTGGGGCACCGGGATCGGCACCACGACCGGAGCTGGCACCACCGGCGCAATCGGCAGCGGAGCCGCGGGCAGTGGCGGCGGAGCGGCAGGCGGCGGAGCTGCGGGAACCGGAGCCGCCAACGCCGGATGCAACGGCATGGGCTCCGCCGCGGGCGCGGGCAGGCTGAACTTCGGCTTCGGAGCGGACGCCTGCACCGGCGGGGGCGCGGGGGCCGGTTGCGTTGGCACGATGAGGTTTTGGTTGGGACTGGGCTGCACGGCCACGTTCGTGGTGCGGATGCCGATCGCGAGTGCGATCTCGAGTGCGACCACCGCGCTGATGGCGACCACCGCCATCCCGCTACCCACCAGCAGCACCGGCTTGCGGCGCGGTTGACCTTCCTCCGGCTCGGCGAAGTCGGACGGATCGATCACGACGGTCGGCGCGTCGGCATCCTCGTCGGACACCAGGCTGTAGGCGAGCTCGTCGCGGCCGAGCGTCGCGTCGGAAAGGTACGTCACGCCGAGGTATTCGGGCCTGACGTCCGGATGGACGGCTCCGGTGCCCGGGTCTTGCGCGTATGCCAGCGCCGCGGTCGACGACGCGAACAGCGGCGCGTTCGCCGAGGCCAGCGCGGCCCCGCGGGCCAGCGCCGTCTCGGGCTCTTCCGGCGTGTTGACGTGCAGTGCGGTCGCCGACTCCAATGCCGGCTTGATCGCGGCGATGTTGACGCCAGAACCGACCACAAACACCCCTCCGGGGGCCGATTCCCTCTCCTCGAGCCCCGAGATCATCCCGGTGAGCTGGGCGGTGGCCTCGTCGTCGGACTCGGGATCGAGTTGTTCTCGGTAGACGTCGGTGATGGACCCATCGGAGGTCTCGACGACGGCCAGCGTCGCGG encodes:
- a CDS encoding DUF7159 family protein produces the protein MDTVLGVSMAPTAVRMVLVEGENGDGATVDEDNFDVASDDDAATTSAADQVVSAILGTQEGAAQGGYQLTSTGVTWTDPVEAAALRDALAAHKVENVMLVSAFLAAAALAQAVGNETNYAQTALLFIEPDTATLALVDTADGSIAHVHRQPLPEDDDAAVAQLATMVAEAETLDTRPGAVFVVGSGVDVPLIKSALEAATTLPLAMPEEPDTALARGAALASANAPLFASSTAAQAYAQDPGTGAIDPFAIAPGYFDSSDSSEGSLAYSAVPDDYAEAYTGEHTAVTSLTDYHERRSFGLVGSVVGAIFIVGVAALVVSLAIAIRPTAGVKPIPSHNIVAPATQAPAAPAPAPAAPAPAAPAPEAAPIPAPAPVPQAPAAVPMPEAPAPVPVPVQVPDAPAPIPDAPAPVQVPVAPAPAPVAPIPIPIPLPIPPVIGVPGGPLAPGGGGFPNNPGRGGGGFPGNQGPGGGGFPGGGHGGGGFPGGGGFPGGGHGGGGFPGGGGGHGGFGGGHGGFGRR
- a CDS encoding DUF7159 family protein; protein product: MDIVLGVSVAPDSVQMVLVEGENADGALVEEDEFHVAATDDTAPTAVPDRVISAILGTREGAADAGLELSSIGVTWTDQLHAAVLRDALAAYKLENVMLVSAFLAATALGQSVGGAMGYETTAVLFVEPDTATLAVVETSDGSITDVYREQLDPESDDEATAQLTGMISGLEERESAPGGVFVVGSGVNIAAIKPALESATALHVNTPEEPETALARGAALASANAPLFASSTAALAYAQDPGTGAVHPDVRPEYLGVTYLSDATLGRDELAYSLVSDEDADAPTVVIDPSDFAEPEEGQPRRKPVLLVGSGMAVVAISAVVALEIALAIGIRTTNVAVQPSPNQNLIVPTQPAPAPPPVQASAPKPKFSLPAPAAEPMPLHPALAAPVPAAPPPAAPPPLPAAPLPIAPVVPAPVVVPIPVPQIRVPAPDWLVSPPVIQAPPRVMPPPVVVQQPPPVHMPEPPDSVPQSPPHQTPPETGPTRPGGPGGPGSGHVPPPGTGSGGIDGGGPGGLPGSGSGGFPGSGPGGPGGGHVPPPGSGPGGGGPSHGGGPIGGGPTGGGPIGGGPIGGGPIGGGGHGGGGPFGGGGPIGGGPIGGGPIGGGPIGGGPIGGGGHGGGGPFGGGGPFGGGGPSGGGPIGGGPIGGGHGGGGPFGGGPSGGPSGGDGPIGGGGHADGGFGGGSLGGGGGLGGGGHSGGGFGGGGGLGGGGGHSGGGGGGGHSGGGGGGHH
- a CDS encoding UDP-glucose dehydrogenase family protein produces the protein MRCTVFGTGYLGATHAVGMAELGHEVVGVDIDPGKVAKLAAGDIPFYEPGLRDLLADNLSAGRLRFTTDYDLAADFADVHFLGVGTPQKKGQYGADLSHVHAVIDNLVPRLTRPAVLVGKSTVPVGTAADLGERAAALAPAGVDVEIAWNPEFLREGHAVHDTLEPDRIVLGIQEDSVRSELVIRELYAPLLAAGIPFLVTDLQTAELVKVSANAFLATKISFINAISEVCEASGADVTLLADALGYDSRIGRKFLNAGLGFGGGCLPKDIRAFMARAGELGANQALTFLREVDSINMRRRTKMVELTTAACGGSLLGANIAVLGAAFKPESDDVRDSPALNVAGQLQLNGAAVNVYDPKALENARRLFPTLNYAVSVTEACDGADAVLVLTEWPEFTNLDPDDLADRVRARVVVDGRNCLDAERWKQAGWRVYRLGARRP